In the genome of Aedes aegypti strain LVP_AGWG chromosome 2, AaegL5.0 Primary Assembly, whole genome shotgun sequence, the window AGTTCAGTTATGTCATCGCAAGTGACAAAATGGTGCCTCTTCTCTTTAAGATAtatgagaagaagttcgcgatcttcaatagtttccggcaaaacgcgacagtctcttttctatgcgatttggaaggaaatcttGATTCCCGTAGTGAAGTTCAAGATACCCTACCATGACTAAAATTCATGATTCCTATATTGTTATTTACACAGAATGCTTTCAACTTTAAAACACTTCAGaaaaaaactcttgaaaacTCATGGTATATTATCACTATCAATACGGCGTTTTGGACAGCGAGGCGGTGATTCCTGACGACAGAATTGACCAGAACTAATGTACAATAAAAATGCGGAAAATCAGCTCAGATTCAGAGGAAAAAACTTCGTGTGTATTTTTTGGTTATCTTATATGATAAATTTTAACTTCACTTATGCATCTACAGACATTGTCGTTCGATTTCTTCACAGATGAAGTACGTATCGTATGCACACTCCATGTCGTTCCAAAACCACTTTCCGGTATGATAGGTCAGCTCCACGCAGTGCTCCTTTTTGTCGTTGTTATTCGGTTCGTTTTCATTCCAAAGCGTGTACGTGAGGAGCTGCTCATTGTGGAGCCACGTGAAAACGCCCTCCTCGGCCAGGTCGCTGGCACCGATCCATAGCCGACTTACGTTGGCGAATTTATCCGACTCGCGCACATACTGAGCGATTGCGTCGCTTTTGGCCTGATTTTCGATCGATGCCAATCTCTTGTCCAATGTGGTGCAGAACTCTACCGCCTTGTACCAGTTGGCCTGCAATATTTCAAATCGTTTTACTGCTAAAACTGgaaactaaattaattttcaTGGTTCCAAAGTTCTACCTTTAAACTGGGTATGAAGAATCGTCTATCGCCATTTATTAACTGAATGACAAATAGAAGAAGGACGAGCACTCTCATGTTGTTGAATTGGAAAGCAAAATGCATCTGAAAGTGGATGAGATCAATCATATGAATTACTGAATTTCTTCTACTTTTTGGCGTTACGCCCCGATTGAAACTGggcctgcttatcagcttatgagcttatgagaacttccacagttattaactgagagctttatttgcatgtgtatatcgtgtgacaagcacGACGATACTCATGCCCTGGGAACTCGAGCAAactttctttacgaaaagattcaaacccacgaccttctgctTGGTCTTACTGAATGTATGTTCTCTTATTATTTACTTTGTTTACTTTTTCTAGGCGTCAAAACACAACATTAGAATCTCAACTAAGATAATGCCTCGGTTTGAAAGATTAGTGAACTATTAGTATTCCCCATGCTATTAACGTATTCGAAAACCTTGCCGCTATAAGCTGTGGGAACTCTCACAAGAACAGCGTAATCGTATGGTGATAACGTTATTCCCCATCGTAGAATGTTGTATTATGTTTTTAACAACAAAGAGTTGGTTAGCCCTAATGGATGATGATTTGTTGTTCAACAAAGGAAATAAAGCACAGTGCGCATCTTACCTTCGTgatgtgcgtacacgaattctctctgctcttggaagtttttaaaactgcCTAAAGCcataaacagtacttctcagtgctaccaaaacagtacttttagtgctaaaatgaaaaacggtacttttcagttctactaaaacaatacttttcagtactattttttctactattgatccctttacgatccctgtttggacccgtgccttcgatttttcgttggacccgttggcgaaagctagcggtggtaatccttcttggacaccgtcttgggaaaaaaaaaacctctcgatgCTCTAGACGAATTTTCCGATCACCAAATCGAAGAAGTCTCTAGcctaggctctttgattcaagtgaggaagcaaagagtgccgcctatcgtggtcagttgttccgaatttggaggatttaggcaggagatcttgaactccattaggggaatcaaggtttccttccaaatcgcaaagaaaggagactgtcgcgttttgcggaaactcttaaagatcgcgaacttcttctcaaacatcttgaagagaagaagcacaaattttttacttatgacgacaaaactgaacgtttgttcaaagttgccttgaaaggtctctcaagtgactataagccacctgaagagatcaaaaatggaataaattatttacttggattttccccagaccaagtaatcattatgaaaaagagaacccaatctggcattgttaggaaagggctttcttaagaatattatttagttctttttaacAAACAAGacctaaataatattgaagctttagtaAAAGCGAGACTTATGTTCGACGTTCGTATGACACGGGAACATTTCcggaaacctggaggaaatttccagaactccATCCAGTGCCGTcgatgccaaaagtggggtcatggtacaaaacattgccgcatggatgctaaatgcatgatttgcggaggttcttctcacgctagggacgtctgtcctgtgaaggatgaTACCACCAATTTAgtttgcgcaaattgcgggggcccTTGTaaatctaacttttgggattgcccttcgcgtaggccagtcgtcgaggctcgtgctaggcagatgaacggaattcccctggtagagtatcgaacaatgctcatttttcagtaaacgatcgcttgattaagaatcatacccatcagaaagattataatcatgctcattcacaaactaattttattctgTCGAGTagtcgttcgaatcttttaatttcgaatggatctacCCAAGAAAAATCCTAtgcgatatcgtagcaggtaatttaaaCTCCTCCTCTTTTCAAACTACGAGTAACCGTTCTGATtgtttaaaatcaaatgaaaaaccaccacaatgactgaagcagtccaagttgtataagatttactaatcaaattgttattggattacgtttttctaatggatccaaataataattatgGTAAAGAgtacgagctgtttaattttctaacagtcaataacatacatatagcaattattactgaaatttatttgaaacctggaactaaattcaaaagagatccaaacttttttgtttatcgtaatgatcgacttgatgaggCATGTGGGGGAGGTGCAATCATTAATAGGCGTATCAactctcgcgttgagtatcatacaggcgtatctgcagtgatcgatttctcttcgtcgattttctctttcggTTAGTACACgtaattcaatcgattttcataatattttacgACGATCCATGATGAAGTACGATGAGTTCTTTCTACTGAATCGAATGTAGCAGCCGAAAACAGTTACCCAGCCAAGTAATtaactaaagagaaaatcgatgaagagaaatcgatcattgcagttacgcccttatgatactgaacgcgagaactgttttagtcatttgaaaCTGAAGCTtatgaaactttaggtgtttctgttaaaTCACAGCTTGATAAATATGCATTCATATGTAGCTGCTTATTTGTCATTTCGATGCTCTGAGCtgtaagttaatttgctccaaactgacttgcgaaaagcGACTCGCgactggtgactttaatgccaaacatcgctcatggaataattcacaaagtaattccaacggcaaaatttaatttgatgtTCGCTGTtcaagatatttctcaattcaataccctgatagccttccatgtttttcctcttctggaAACTCtcctacgattgatttggtcttaaccgactctagtcacctttgtagccaacttatCACT includes:
- the LOC5574858 gene encoding perlucin; the protein is MIDLIHFQMHFAFQFNNMRVLVLLLFVIQLINGDRRFFIPSLKANWYKAVEFCTTLDKRLASIENQAKSDAIAQYVRESDKFANVSRLWIGASDLAEEGVFTWLHNEQLLTYTLWNENEPNNNDKKEHCVELTYHTGKWFWNDMECAYDTYFICEEIERQCL